The genomic region GCGCTCCAGCTCGTGTCGCGTGGCGGCCGCGGCGGGCGTCAGTTCGCGGTCGCAAAGCTGGGCGGCCAGGTCCATCGTCGAATGGTCGAGCGTTCCCCGTGCGGCCAACGGCTGCTCCCGGTCGAGACTACGCCGGGCGGCCACCCGGTGCCGGCGGTGGGCGTCGATCAGCCGGTCACGGGCAATCTGGTGCAGCCAGAGCCGGAACGGCAACTGCGGGTCGTTGAGATAGTCGGGCAGGCGCCGGTTGGCCTCAATCAGCGCGTCTTGCACGATGTCACTGGCGTCGACTCGCTGCTGCAAGGCCCGGTCCATCCGCAAAGCCACCATGCGGCGCAAGGCATCGCGATGCCGGTCGAGCAACTCGTTGATCGCCTCGCGCTGGCCCGCTCGGGCCTGCGATAAAAGCTCCTGCGTTTGTTCGGCGTCGGGCCACATGAGGGTTCGGGGTCCAGGATTCAGGGTTCATACAACAGCGGAAAAAAGGTTCCCTCCATTCGTTGGCCGGCGGGCACGGGAGGCACGCCTTCGAGCATCGGGTCGTTCGACGCGGAACGCACTCCGTCGCGAAAAACGTTGATCACGGCCGCCCGGCGCGGCCCGTCGGTGCGGTTCTCGTACGAGCCGTGGACCATCAGCGGATGATGGAACGACGCTTCTCCACGCTTCAGCTCGATGGCCACGGGCTTGAACGCCGCCCGCTGCTCGTCGCTAAGCACGCTTTGGATGGCGTCCATGTCGCCGGCGAGGCCCGTGACAGGAAGCAAGTCCCAGCGATGGCTGCCCGGCACGTATTGCAGACAACCATTGTCGGGCGTGGCGTCGTCGAGAGCGATCCAGCAGGTAAGGTGGGCCATCGGCTGGGTGCGCGTCCAGTACGAATAGTCCTGGTGCCAGGCCACCACGCCGCCATGCCGGGCCGGTTTGCAAAACAACTGGTCGTGCCAGAACCGCACCGCACCGTCCAGAAGCTGCGAGGCGGGTACGGTAAAGGCCGGGTTCCAGAGAATGTCGTGGAAGCCAGGGGCGATTCGCCAGGCGCCCAAGGCGTGAAACAGCACGCGGCTCTGATCGGCCGATTCGTTGGAATGAAACTCGTAGAACAGGTGGTTCGCCGGGTGGTTCGGGTCGGCCAGCTCATACAGCTCGTCGCGCAGACGGCCGACTTGTTCGTCGTCGAGTAACCTCACGCGCGAGACATAACCGTCGCGATGGTATTGAGCGACTTGTTCGTCCGTCAGCCGGTATTCCCGCCACTCGGCCGCGGTCCTCGGCCAACGAATCAGATCGCTGACGAGCTCGTGGCGCAGGCTCAAGTCGGCGGTCGCAGTAGAGGTCTGGTCGTTCGTCATTAAGTCGTTCGTCATTAAGTCATTCGTGTTTTGGCAGCGTCCGTCGGCAACCCAAAGCCAAGGCCTATCGCCCACCGCCTCAAATTATAGTCGTGCCCCCCGTTGCCTTGCGAGCGGCCATCTGGCACCATTGAGCGTTGAATTGGACCAAACGAATGCCCCAAATCGCCGTGGAGGCCCATCCGCATGCCCGCTTTTGCCGACGTCAAAAAGATCCCCTTCGAAGGCCCCAAAAGCAAGAACCCGCTGGCGTTCCACCACTATAATCCCGACGAGGTGGTGGAAGGCAAGCCGATGAAAGACCACTTGCGCTTCAGCGTGGCTTATTGGCACACGTTCCGCGGCACGGGCAGCGATCCCTTCGGCCCCGGCACCATGCACCGTCCCTGGGAAGCCGCCAGCGACTCCGTCGAGAACGCCCAGAACCGTGCCCGCGTGGCCTTCGAGTTCATGGAAAAACTCGGCGCCGGCTTCTACTGTTTTCACGACCGCGACGTCGCTCCCGAAGGCCGCTCGCTGGCGGAATCGAACAAGAATCTCGACGCGGTGGTGAAGACGCTCAAAGAGGAGCAGCAGCGAAGCGGCATCAAGCTGCTGTGGGGCACGGCCAACCTGTTCAGCAACCCGCGCTACATGCACGGCGCGGCCACGAGCAGCAACGCCGACGCCTTCG from Pirellulales bacterium harbors:
- a CDS encoding sigma-70 family RNA polymerase sigma factor, which codes for MWPDAEQTQELLSQARAGQREAINELLDRHRDALRRMVALRMDRALQQRVDASDIVQDALIEANRRLPDYLNDPQLPFRLWLHQIARDRLIDAHRRHRVAARRSLDREQPLAARGTLDHSTMDLAAQLCDRELTPAAAATRHELERRFQAALEELEENDREVILLRHFEQLSNQETAQALGLTEPAAGMRYLRAVRRLRALLQDPDSEQRGDE
- a CDS encoding phytanoyl-CoA dioxygenase family protein; this encodes MTNDLMTNDQTSTATADLSLRHELVSDLIRWPRTAAEWREYRLTDEQVAQYHRDGYVSRVRLLDDEQVGRLRDELYELADPNHPANHLFYEFHSNESADQSRVLFHALGAWRIAPGFHDILWNPAFTVPASQLLDGAVRFWHDQLFCKPARHGGVVAWHQDYSYWTRTQPMAHLTCWIALDDATPDNGCLQYVPGSHRWDLLPVTGLAGDMDAIQSVLSDEQRAAFKPVAIELKRGEASFHHPLMVHGSYENRTDGPRRAAVINVFRDGVRSASNDPMLEGVPPVPAGQRMEGTFFPLLYEP